The Streptococcus viridans genome contains the following window.
TGGAAGAAAGAAGAGGAAACCAATGGTCAGTGACAGCTGTAAGAAACGGTTTGGAAAAATCATGATGGAAGACATGGAGTTAATCGCTCAAGAAGAGATTGCGCCACGGATTTTTTCAATGGTCTTGAAGGGGAAAATGGTGGAGCAGATGTTGCCGGGGCAGTTTCTCCATATCCGTGTACCGGATGACTCCAAGCTCCTTCGCCGTCCCATTTCTATCTCAGAGATTGATCCAGACAACCAGACCTGTCGACTCATCTATCGGGTAGAAGGAGGCGGAACGGCCATCTTTTCTCACTTGCCTGTCGGTAGCTTCCTCAGTGTCATGGGCCCTCAAGGAAATGGATTTGACCTAAAAGGTCTTAGTCAAGGGGCGCGTGCTTTGATCATCGGTGGCGGGATTGGAGTGCCTCCCTTGGTCCAAGTGGCTAAACAACTACATGAGCAAGGAGTAGAAGTCCATTCTGTCCTTGGCTTTGCAAATAAAGAAGCAGTTATCCTTGAGGAAGAATTGAGGCAGTATGGCCAAGTCACTATTACAACTGACGATGGCTCTTATGGCACTGAGGGCTATGTTTCTACGGTCATTGATCAGATGGACCAGGAGTTTGATGCTATCTATTCTTGTGGGGCACCTGGCATGCTCAAATATGTTAATACCAAATTCCATAACCATCCCCGCGCCTACATTTCTATGGAATCGCGTATGGCTTGTGGGATGGGAGCTTGCTATGCCTGCGTGGTGCATCTGGAAAATGCAAGCCAAGCAGCCAATAAGCGCGTGTGTGAAGACGGACCGGTCTTTGAAACTGGTACAATTGTGATGTAGGGAGGAAAGTATGACAAGCAATCGATTAGCTGTATCCTTACCAGGATTAGACTTGAAAAATCCCATTATTCCAGCTTCTGGCTGTTTTGGGTTTGGCCAAGAATATGCCAAATACTATGACTTGGACTTATTAGGATCCATCATGATTAAGGCGACGACAGCAGAGGCTCGCTTTGGAAATCCTACACCACGTGTTGCTGAGACCCCTGCAGGCATGCTCAACGCCATTGGACTCCAAAATCCAGGCGTAGACGTGGTCTTAGCAGAGAAACTCCCTTGGTTGGCTGAGAATTACCCAGACTTACCGATTATTGCCAATGTTGCCGGTTTTTCTAACGAAGAGTATGCGACGGTATCTCGGAAGATCTCGCAAGCACCAAATGTCACAGCCATTGAACTTAACATCTCCTGTCCCAATGTGGACCATGGCAATAATGGTCTCTTAATCGGTCAGGTTCCCGAGTTGGCCTATGATGCAGTTAAAGCTGCGGTAGAAGCTTCGTCGGTCCCTGTCTATGTTAAGTTGACTCCTAGTGTGGCTGATATTACCCAAGTAGCCAAGGCTGCAGAAGATGCAGGAGCTACTGGCTTGACCATGATCAACACGCTGGTCGGGATGCGCTTCGACCTCAAGACTGGCAAGCCTATTATTGCCAATGGTACGGGAGGGATGTCAGGGCCAGCTATCTTCCCAGTGGCTTTGAAACTCATCCGACAAGTAGCCCAATCGACCAAACTTCCAATTATTGGCATGGGCGGTGTGGATTCAGCAGAAGCAGCGATTGAAATGATGATTGCTGGTGCCTCTGCGATTGGTGTCGGAACTGCTAACTTTACAGATCCATATGCTTGTCCGACTATTATCCAAGAGTTACCAAAGGTCATGGATCAGTACGGAATAACTAGCTTGAAAGGTTTGCGTCGGCATGTCCGAGAAAATCTATTATAAAGATCATCAAGAAAATAAAAAATGCCTGCTGGCTACAACCCCAACAGGCTACTGAGTAAGCTACAACTAAAACAACCCTTACTCAGCATACAAAAATTTTACAGGAAAATCGGATCTTCGTCAAGAATTTGACATGTTTGTGAATCTTCCCTAGTCGAAAGATGAAAAAAACAGATTGAATCCGAACGTTTTATGAATATTTCTTGACTTTTCTTTCATATCGTACTACAATGTAGAAAAACCTTTAAAGTGGTCCAGAGAGGCTCCTAAGGTCTAGACGGTGAATCAGGGTAGATACTACCTAATTTTCGTGTAACCTTGCCTCGGGCAAGGTTTTTTTGTGGAAAAAATGTCATCCATAAAAGGAGAAACCCATGCGTGAAGAACGTCCCATCATAGCCCTTGACTTTCCAGCTTTTGAAGATGTCAAAAACTTTTTAGAACATTTCCCAGAAGATGAAAAACTCTTTGTAAAAATCGGAATGGAATTTTTCTATGCAGTCGGCCCAGAAATTGTTCACTATCTGAAAGGTCGTGGCCACAGCATTTTCTTGGACCTAAAATTGCACGACATCCCAAATACGGTTAAGTCAGCCATGTCTGTCCTAGGCACCTTTGGAGTGGATATGGTGACAGTTCATGCAGCCGGTGGTGTAGAGATGATGTGCGAAGCCAAAAAGGCGCTTGGGCCAGGAGCTAAGTTGGTGGCGGTGACTCAGTTGACTTCTACCAGTGAAGAAGACATGCGTGATTGCCAAAACATCCAAACCACTGTCCAAGAGTCAGTTGTTAATTATGCCCGTAAGGCGCAAGAAGCAGGCCTAGACGGCGTTGTTTGTTCAGCCCATGAAGTTGATTTGATCAAAAAGGCTACCGCAGAAGACTTTGTCTGTGTAACCCCAGGGATCCGTCCTGCAGGAGCAGAAATCGGTGACCAAAAACGGGTCATGACGCCACAAGAAGCGCATGCGATTGGATCTGACTACATTGTCGTTGGACGTCCAATCATCCAAGCAGAAAACCCATGGGATGCTTACCATGAGATTAAGAGACAGTGGAATGCGTAAGAGCTACTAAAAGTGAAACTTTTGTAGCTCTACGGGAAGTCCAATGGGACCTTCCCTAACGCATTCACTAGATTAGAAGAAAGAAAAATATCGTTTCTTTCTTCTAATCGTCGGAACACTAATCGCTACTAAAAGTGGATCTTTTGTAGCTCTAGGGAGACCAATGGGACCTTCTCTAACTAACTTACTAACCTGTACTGTTGTTGTTTAAATCATATGTTGATTTAATTCGTATTCGATTAAAATCGTAAAAAAGGAGTTATCATGTCATTAGCTAAAGATATTGCCAGCCATCTTTTAAAAATTGAAGCCGTTTATTTGAAACCAGAAGAACCTTTTACTTGGGCTTCTGGGATCAAGTCCCCTATTTATACGGATAACCGAGTGACCCTCGCTTATCCTGAAACTCGTACCCTGATTGAGAATGGCTTCGTGGATAAAATCAAGGAAGCCTTCCCAGAAGTAGAAGTCATTGCTGGTACAGCAACTGCGGGGATTCCTCATGGTGCTATTATTGCGGACAAGATGAATTTGCCATTTGCCTACATCCGTAGCAAACCAAAAGACCATGGAGCCGGAAACCAAATCGAAGGTCGTGTTCCACAAGGTCAAAAGATGGTGGTGGTTGAAGATTTGATTTCTACTGGTGGCTCTGTCTTGGATGCTGTTGCAGCTGCGAAACGTGAAGGAGCAGATGTCCTTGGTGTGGTAGCGATCTTCACCTACCAATTGGAGAAGGCAGATAAGAAATTTGCGGAAGCTGGCGTTCAACTTGAAACCTTGTCTAACTACACTGAATTGATTCATTTGGCTGAAGAACAGGGTTACATTACTTCTGAAGGATTGGAACTGTTACGCCGTTTCAAGGAAAACCAAGAAACTTGGCAAGATAACTAATATAACTGAGAGTGGGACAGAAATCAGTAATTCGTTAGAATTCGATTTCGTCGTCCCACCTCCGCACAGTTGAGTAGGGCTGTAAAAGCTGATGAAATCAGCGTAGTAGAGTCCACTCAACCACTGCGTCTTGCTCGACAATCCAAAGACAATTGAGAGGCTAGGACTTTTGTCCCAGCCTCTCTTTTTATCCTCTTTTCACTAATTGTTAGCTAACTTGAATTACATAGAAAAATCCTGTATGATAATGGTAATTGTTTTAATAGATTTATGATATAAGCGATCTTAAGGGAGAAGAACATGACAAAAGAAAAGTATTTGGAAATGAAAAAGCAGGCAATAGTTTGGTTTACTGTTAATATCATCATCAGCTTGATTGCTATTACAGGAGGAATTTTAGTGATCATTAGTAAATCGCGCCACATTCCGTTTTTGCTGATGTCCCTTGGTGCAATCTCCTTAATGAATCAAGTTTTGATTACACCTGCGTTTAATGCTAAAAAAGCAACTGAGGAGCAACACCCAGAGTGGAAGGAATTATCCACGAAAGGTACTAAAATGCCTGTTGAAGATTTTCAGAAAGGTTTTCTCATATCGGTTGCCGCTCTTCTGATTGTCATTACTGGTTTCTTCATGTTTTATCGTCCTCTACCAAAAGCAGACCCTACAGTTTCGAATTTGACACCTAAAGATGTTCAAATCTTACAAGAATTGGAAGAAGATATTGACTCCAACATTTCCTCTGATTCAAATTCATTGGATATCGATGAAGCGAAAGATTTAGCAGAGAAAGCACAAAAGGAGAATTGGTTGAAAAGAGACGAGTAAGAAGTCTTTTTTGGGAATTTGGATGTAGCTAGTCTGTGTGAAAGGTTATAAAAATATTAGTGACAGGAACAACATTTTGGCTTATTTTTGGCATTGATTTTATATTCGTTGGTTGTTCTATTCTACAGAGGGCTTGAATTTACAGAGTCTAGGGAAATGGAGTTTGATTTCAAGGAAGATTGAAAATAATAAAGAAAATTCCTCAACCTAAATGATTTGGTGTCAGCCCAAAACAGCAGAAATGCTGTTTTTTTGATATAATGGACCTATGTTATCGAAAAGTAAACGTATTCTATTTGGGATGCTTCATGTTGTCATGTTGCTAGTGATGGTCCACTGGTTCTTGATCAGTGTGACCTATCTGAGAGAGATTTCATGGCTAGCCATTTTAGGTGCTGGATTGCTATTTCTGCTAGCTTGGTTGAAACGCGATGGGGTAAAAAGAGCCATTGTTTGGTTGACCCGTCATAAAATAGGCTTCTTGCTTGGCGCGATCATCTGTCAGTTGATCTTTATGGTTTGTGCGGAGCTTTTGATCCGTAGGGATGCC
Protein-coding sequences here:
- a CDS encoding dihydroorotate dehydrogenase electron transfer subunit, with product MVSDSCKKRFGKIMMEDMELIAQEEIAPRIFSMVLKGKMVEQMLPGQFLHIRVPDDSKLLRRPISISEIDPDNQTCRLIYRVEGGGTAIFSHLPVGSFLSVMGPQGNGFDLKGLSQGARALIIGGGIGVPPLVQVAKQLHEQGVEVHSVLGFANKEAVILEEELRQYGQVTITTDDGSYGTEGYVSTVIDQMDQEFDAIYSCGAPGMLKYVNTKFHNHPRAYISMESRMACGMGACYACVVHLENASQAANKRVCEDGPVFETGTIVM
- the pyrF gene encoding orotidine-5'-phosphate decarboxylase, with product MREERPIIALDFPAFEDVKNFLEHFPEDEKLFVKIGMEFFYAVGPEIVHYLKGRGHSIFLDLKLHDIPNTVKSAMSVLGTFGVDMVTVHAAGGVEMMCEAKKALGPGAKLVAVTQLTSTSEEDMRDCQNIQTTVQESVVNYARKAQEAGLDGVVCSAHEVDLIKKATAEDFVCVTPGIRPAGAEIGDQKRVMTPQEAHAIGSDYIVVGRPIIQAENPWDAYHEIKRQWNA
- a CDS encoding dihydroorotate dehydrogenase, with protein sequence MTSNRLAVSLPGLDLKNPIIPASGCFGFGQEYAKYYDLDLLGSIMIKATTAEARFGNPTPRVAETPAGMLNAIGLQNPGVDVVLAEKLPWLAENYPDLPIIANVAGFSNEEYATVSRKISQAPNVTAIELNISCPNVDHGNNGLLIGQVPELAYDAVKAAVEASSVPVYVKLTPSVADITQVAKAAEDAGATGLTMINTLVGMRFDLKTGKPIIANGTGGMSGPAIFPVALKLIRQVAQSTKLPIIGMGGVDSAEAAIEMMIAGASAIGVGTANFTDPYACPTIIQELPKVMDQYGITSLKGLRRHVRENLL
- the pyrE gene encoding orotate phosphoribosyltransferase, with translation MSLAKDIASHLLKIEAVYLKPEEPFTWASGIKSPIYTDNRVTLAYPETRTLIENGFVDKIKEAFPEVEVIAGTATAGIPHGAIIADKMNLPFAYIRSKPKDHGAGNQIEGRVPQGQKMVVVEDLISTGGSVLDAVAAAKREGADVLGVVAIFTYQLEKADKKFAEAGVQLETLSNYTELIHLAEEQGYITSEGLELLRRFKENQETWQDN